Proteins encoded in a region of the Sparus aurata chromosome 6, fSpaAur1.1, whole genome shotgun sequence genome:
- the LOC115583897 gene encoding prostacyclin synthase-like: MIWTVFLLVQAVLLYFILTHRSRSKTDPPLDKGVIPWLGHALEFGKDASKFLNRMKLKHGDIFTVRAAGRYVTVLLDPHSYDTVINDSDSLDFTRYAQVLMERIFNLRLPHDQPAKAKAMMIKHFRGANFGALNGTMIRHLRALLKAEMPLNQKDWKDEGLFNLSYSLLFKAGYLTLFGGEQNNNSTDPSRVYEEYKKFDSLLTKLARGTLKPEEKRTAQSVRQRLWELLAPAGLTEDSGSSPWLHAYRRLLQEEGVDEEMQRKAVLMQLWATQGNVGPAAFWLLGFLLTHPEALTVVKTEMETSETLLLDRHVDTPVFDSALEEALRLTAAPFITREVVQEKTLHMADGQEYLLRKGDRVCLFPFNSPQMDPEIHQEPQKFKYDRFLNKDGSAKRDFYKGGRRLKYYTMPWGAGTNGCVGKQFAINTIRQFVYMVLTDYDLELCDPDAQMPEVDAGRYGFGMLQPQGDLLVRYKPRKRL, from the exons ATGATCTGGACCGTTTTCCTGCTCGTCCAAGCTGTCCTGCTTTATTTCATCCTCACGCACAGATCGAG ATCGAAGACCGATCCCCCTCTGGACAAAGGAGTGATCCCCTGGTTAGGCCACGCGCTTGAATTTGGAAAGGATGCTTCCAAGTTCTTGAATCGAATGAAGCTGAAACATGGGGACATTTTCACA GTGCGTGCTGCCGGCCGTTACGTGACGGTGCTGCTGGATCCACACTCCTACGACACGGTCATCAACGACTCGGACTCCCTGGACTTCACCCGCTACGCGCAGGTGCTCATGGAGAGGATCTTCAACCTGCGGCTCCCACATGACCAGCCGGCGAAAGCAAAAGCAATGATGATAAA GCACTTCAGGGGAGCAAATTTTGGCGCCCTTAACGGCACCATGATCAGACACCTGCGGGCCTTGCTGAAAGCTGAGATGCCTCTGAACCAGAAAGACTGGAAAGATGAGGGACTCTTCAACCTTTCCTACAGCCTACTCTTCAA GGCGGGGTACCTGACGCTGTTTGGGGGGGagcagaacaacaacagcaccGATCCCTCGCGTGTCTACGAGGAGTACAAGAAGTTTGATAGTCTGTTAACCAAACTGGCGAGAGGAACGCTGAAGCCCG aggagaagaggacagcCCAGAGCGTTCGGCAGAGGCTGTGGGAGCTCCTGGCCCCGGCCGGTCTGACTGAGGACTCGGGGTCCAGCCCCTGGCTTCACGCCtacaggaggctgctgcaggaggagggggtggatgAGGAGATGCAGAGGAAAGCCGTGCTGATGCAACTCTGGGCCACACAG GGTAATGTTGGTCCTGCTGCATTTTGGCTGTTGGGCTTCTTGTTGACACATCCTGAGGCTCTGACAGTGGTGAAGACGGAGATGGAAACCTCGGAGACCTTGCTGCTGGACAGACATGTGGACACCCCTGTGTTTG ATAGTGCCTTGGAAGAGGCACTCAGACTCACTGCTGCCCCCTTCATCACCAGAGAGGTAGTGCAGGAGAAGACCCTCCACATGGCTGACGGCCAAGAGTACCTGCTGAGGAAAGGAGACAGAGTGTGTTTGTTCCCCTTCAACAGCCCTCAGATGGACCCGGAAATTCACCAGGAGCCACAG AAATTCAAGTACGATCGGTTCCTGAACAAAGATGGATCAGCGAAGAGAGACTTTTATAAAGGAGGGAGGCGGCTGAAATATTACACCATGCCATGGGGCGCAGGGACCAATGGCTGTGTGGGAAAGCAGTTTGCCATCAATACCATCAGACA GTTTGTTTACATGGTGTTGACGGACTACGATTTGGAGCTGTGCGACCCAGATGCTCAGATGCCTGAGGTAGACGCCGGTCGTTATGGATTTGGCATGCTACAGCCACAGGGGGACCTGCTTGTCCGTTACAAGCCGCGGAAAAgactttaa
- the thumpd3 gene encoding tRNA (guanine(6)-N(2))-methyltransferase THUMP3 yields the protein MSSQEDGAAEPGPDTVGPSSSSSSTDNDATTGDIISVTIGATVPTGFEHTAAEEVKEKIGVDARISKDRGRIYFPITTDKLFQVHLLRSVDNLFVVVEEYDNYQFKESKEETLMELQELASKLPWTNALEVWKLNRTFKKKKGYRKGGNGTKGKPKSEAAGATVADTEQQELPQATSTVENQTEESVPEAESDTQDSVEAAPRAILIKFRVTCNRAGDKHSFSSNEAARDFGGAVQEFFQWKADMTKFDIEVLLNIHNVEVVIGIALTEESLHRRNISHFGPTTLRSTLCYGMLRLCKPQPSDIILDPMCGTGAIPLEGAIEFNSSFYIAGDNYDMAVNRTVNNICHIQKRRADKGSISGLPIDTVRWDLCSLPMRTSSVDIIITDMPFGKRMGSRKKNWDLYPSCLREMARVCRPGSGKAVLLTQDKKCFSKAISRMGGLWRKLHTVWVNVGGLHAGVYLLKRTEAVFGQTPEDVYESREVVSARGDEKADKEIS from the exons ATGTCCTCCCAGGAAGACGGGGCTGCGGAGCCAGGCCCTGATACAGTGGGACcatccagctcctcctcctccactgacaATGATGCCACCACTGGGGACATCATCTCTGTCACCATTGGAGCCACCGTGCCCACAGGGTTTGAGCACACGGCTGCAGAGGAGGTCAAAGAGAAGATTGGAGTTGATGCACGTATCAGCAAAGATCGAGGTCGCATATACTTTCCAATAACCACTGACAAGCTTTTCCAG GTCCATCTTCTGAGGTCTGTGGACAACTTGTTTGTTGTGGTTGAGGAGTATGATAATTACCAGTTCAAAGAATCAAAG GAGGAGACATtgatggagctgcaggagcttGCCTCCAAACTCCCCTGGACTAACGCCTTAGAGGTTTGGAAACTAAATCGTacctttaaaaagaagaaaggttATCGGAAAGGAGGAAATGGCACCAAAGGGAAACCTAAGAGTGAGGCTGCTGGTGCAACTGTGGCTGACACTGAGCAGCAAGAGCTACCTCAAGCGACATCTACCGTTGAAAACCAGACGGAGGAGAGCGTCCCCGAAGCCGAGTCCGACACGCAGGACTCGGTGGAGGCAGCACCCAGGGCCATATTGATCAAGTTTCGTGTGACGTGCAACAGGGCCGGcgacaaacacagcttttccTCTAATGAGGCAGCCAGAGACTTTGGTGGAGCCGTGCAAGAATTCTTCCAGTGGAAAGCCGACATGACAAAGTTTGACATAGAG GTGTTACTAAACATCCACAATGTCGAGGTCGTGATCGGCATCGCGCTCACCGAGGAGAGTCTTCACAGGAGAAACATCAGTCACTTTGGACCCACTACTCTGCGGTCGACTTTGTGCTACGGCATGCTCAG gCTGTGCAAACCTCAGCCATCAGATATAATTCTTGATCCAATGTGCGGGACTGGAGCTATACCACTGGAG GGGGCCATTGAGTTTAACAGCTCATTCTACATCGCCGGTGACAACTATGACATGGCGGTTAACCGCACAGTCAATAATATCTGTCACATCCAAAAACGGAGGGCAGACAAGGGCAG CATATCTGGACTGCCCATTGACACAGTGCGTTGGGATTTGTGCAGTCTACCCATGAGGACCAGCTCTGTTGACATAATCATCACTGACATGCCCTTTGGAAAGAG aaTGGGCTCAAGGAAGAAGAACTGGGACCTTTACCCCTCCTGCCTGCGAGAAATGGCCCGTGTGTGCAGACCAGGATCAGGAAAGGCTGTCTTGTTGACACaggacaaaaaatgtttttccaag GCTATCTCCAGGATGGGAGGCCTCTGGAGGAAGCTCCACACTGTTTGGGTCAACGTCGGGGGTTTACATGCTGGAGTCTACCTACTCAAGAGGACCGAGGCCGTGTTTGGCCAAACTCCGGAGGACGTTTATGAATCACGAGAAGTGGTCAGCGCACGGGGGGACGAGAAGGCCGATAAGGAGATCTCCTAA